The Urocitellus parryii isolate mUroPar1 chromosome 6, mUroPar1.hap1, whole genome shotgun sequence genome includes a window with the following:
- the Nudt14 gene encoding uridine diphosphate glucose pyrophosphatase NUDT14 isoform X2 yields the protein MERIEGVAVGRCASSSYMRPLTLHYRQNGVQKSWDFMKTHDSVTILLFNSSQRSLVLVKQFRPAVYAGEVERRFPGSLADVDQDQPRELQPMLPGSAGVTVELCAGLVDQPGLSLEEVVCKEAWEECGYRLAPSDLHQVSTYRPCLPSQVWSRTDRL from the exons ATGGAGCGCATCGAGGGGGTGGCCGTGGGCCGCTGTGCCAGCTCTTCCTACATGCGGCCGCTCACGCTGCACTACCGCCAG AATGGTGTCCAGAAGTCGTGGGACTTCATGAAGACCCATGACAG CGTGACCATTCTCCTGTTCAACTCTTCTCAGAGGAGCCTGGTGTTGGTGAAGCAGTTCCGGCCAG CTGTGTATGCAGGTGAGGTGGAGCGCCGCTTCCCAGGGTCGCTGGCAGATGTGGACCAGGACCAGCCCCGGGAACTGCAGCCCATGCTGCCTGGCTCAGCCGGGGTGACAGTTGAGCTGTGTGCTGGCCTTGTGGATCAGCCGGGGCTCTCGCTGGAGGAGGTGGTGTGCAAGGAGGCTTGGGAGGAGTGTGGCTACCGCTTGGCGCCCTCTGATCTGCACCAGGTCTCGACGTacag